The DNA region TCCTTGTGAAAACCAAAACAATTTACATGTTCCCATTATAACCCATTATAGGGACCTTGACAAGGAAAATTCAATAATTAGTAATATACATGCGGACGAAGCTTGCCATAGCGAGCAAAAACAAGTATGATAGTAGAACAGATATTCGACTAGAAAGAGATAACCAATTGAAAGAGAGTTGGATGCACCGCTGTTGAATTGCCTAGACTCAGCCTTGCTTACTCTTTATTCCTTGCTTGAAGGTTATTTCAATTGATTATAACACCAACTTTATCATGAACTCCAAACGTCAAACCCTTAATTTTATAACCATGTTGGCAGCGCAGGCAATCGTCATCTCCTTGGTGGAGCGATTGATTACACCACCTCTTGCTTTTGCACCGGGGGCAAAATTAGGACTAGGAAATCTTATCAGTCTTATTGCCATCTTTACCTTACCTGCTAAAGATAGCGTTAAAGTTGTCGCACTTCGCCTACTTATTTCAACCTTTTTGGGTGGAACTTTTTCAACCTTCCTCTATGGCTTTGCAGGGACTACTCTTAGTTATGTAGTGATGCTAGCTACCAAGCAACTTGGCCCTAAACGAGTGAGCCCCATTGGAATCTCCATTCTGGGTGGTATCTTGCACAATCTCGGACAACTCTTGGTTTTCGCTATCATCGCACGTTCCCTATTTGTCTTAAACTATCTTCCTATTCTGGCCTTCACAGGAATTTTATCAGGACTCATCGTTGGATTAGCTGCCACCTACCTTCTCCAAAAAGTCGGACCTCTCCGCCACTACCATAAGCAAATACTAGCTGAGTGGAAGTAGCTTCCAACGGCCTACTTTATTGATAACTCTAGCCGCCAGTTTTTCATCAATTGATTGACACTCAAACTGGCTATATCAACTGAATTCCAGAAAGGCCGCTCCTTTTATCACAACAATCTACTTTTCGTACACTTCGTAAAAGAAAAAATCTACTCCTTTGCTTGTTTGTCCCTTACATTTTCTTTCTTTTATGCTACAATAGCTTCATCTTTATTTTTTTAGCAAAGGTAGAATGTATGTTACCATTTAGAATGAAACTTTCTCCTAGTCAACGAATCATTGTTAGTTTTTTATTTGTGATTCTGACAGGATCTGTTTTACTAAGTCTTCCCATCTCACAGATTAGTACTTCTGCTGCAACCTACTGGGATCACCTATTCACTTCTGTCTCTATGGTTTGTGTAACTGGACTCTTTACCAAGGCCGTTGCTGAAACCTATTCGACATTTGGACAGATCATTTGCATGATGTTGATCCAAATTGGAGGGATGAGCTTAATCGGTTTTATCGGTCTCTTTGCCCTGCGGGGAGGACGAAAGATGAACTTCATGAATATGGCAACCCTACAAGAAGCATTAAATCGTTCTGATACCAAATATTTTCGTAGCTTTCTCAAATCAGCTTTTGGTTTTACCTTAAGCATTGAAGCCTTCGGTGCCCTGCTACTTTCCTTCCAGTTTGTTCCTGAACTCGGATGGGCGAAAGGAATATTTACTTCTATTTTCGTAGCTATCTCAGCCTTCTGCAATGCAGGTTTTGACAACTTGGGCACAAGCAGCATGGGGCAGTATGTAGACAATCCATTGATAAACTTAACACTAGCCACTCTCATCATCATGGGAGGTTTAGGATTTTCCGTCTGGTTCGACTTTCAAACACAAATTGGTCAAAAACGTAGCCTATCTAAATTGGGGTTTCACACAAAAGTCGTTCTAGGCTTGACAGGTACTATTCTAGTACTCGGCACCTTATTGACCCTACTCACCGAGTGGAACAATCCTTCCACCATCGGAAATCTATCATTTGGCCATAAGATTCTAGCAAGTTTTTTCCAGACAGTTACCATGCGAACGGCCGGTTTTGCTAGTATTGACTATACCAAGGCCGAGCCCATCACCCTTCTTATCTACATTTTCCAAATGATGTTGGGAGGGGCACCTGGTGGTACAGCAGGTGGTATTAAGATTACTGCCTTCCTAACTCTGGTACTCTATGCACGCAGCGAAATATTAGGTTTGCCTCATACCAATTTCATGAGTCGAACCATTGACAATCTCAGTATTCGTAAAGCCTTTGCAACTTTTTCTGTATTTCTCCTCATGTTTATCATGGGACTTTTTGCACTCGCTCTTACAGACCGGCAACAACCGCTTCTCTTTGTAATATTTGAGGTAATGTCGGCACTAGCAACCGTTGGAGTAACAGCCAATCTAACCCCCAATTTAACCATGGCAGGTCAAGCTATTATCATGGCTCTCATGTTCTTTGGACGCATCGGTCCTCTATCTATCCTTGCTAGTCTTTCTGCTCGGAAGCTGTCTAAAAAAGAAAGTCTACAATACGCAAAATCATCCATGCTTGTTTAAAAAGGAGAAATTATGTCAAACTACACTATTGGAATTCTCGGCTTAGGTGTTTTCGGTACCACTATCGCTAAGACCTTGCATAATTACGATTGTAATATCATTGCCATTGATAACCACGAACAACAAATCAATCACCTCGAGCCCTTTCTAACACGTGGTGTCGTTGGTGATATCACCGATCGTTCTCTTCTTAGGGCAGCGGGAATTGGAAACTGTGATGCAGTTGTTGTTGCCACAGGTGAAAATTTGGAATCCAGTGTTCTTGCAGTCATGCACAGCAAAGTTCTGGGAGTTCCAATGGTTATCGCTAAGGTGAAAGGGACAACCACAAAAGAAGTTCTTCTGCGTGTGGGAGCCGATAAAGTGATTTCACCCGAACGTGAAACTGGTATTTCTCTCGCCAAACAATTACTTCACAGAGATACAACCAGTCTTTTTGAATTAGATGGCAATGTTTCCATCGTTGAATTCCATCCACCTGTTAAATGGATTGGAAAAACATTGGGTGAATTAAAACTACGCCAACATTATAAACTCAATATTATTGGTTTCCGCAACAATGAAACTCAAGAATTGAACATCCAGCTAACACCTGATTATGTCTTCAAAACCAACGAACTGATTCTAGCTGTTACAGACCACAATACTGTTGATCATTTTGAAGACTTGACCAACTAAAATAAAAACAAGCCTACTAGAATTTTTTCATCGGTAGGCTTGTTATTTCTTGTACTTAAGGAGAATTTATGAATGATTTAACCAAAGGAAAACCGATTATCGTTATCTTGCGTTTTACCATCCCATTACTGGTTGGCTCGTTTTTCCAACTAGCCTATAATTTTTCAGATTCGATGATTGTCGGACACACCTTAGGAAAAGAAGCTTTCGCAAGCGTTGGAACAGCCGGCAGCTTGATATTTCTAATTATCGGTTTCGCACAAGGATTGACGAGTGGATTAGCTATTGTCTCCGCCCAACGATTCGGAGCCAAAGATACCATTGGACTACGGAGAAGCTTTGTCCATGGACTTTTTTACTCCACACTAGTCAGTCTTGTACTTACAGTTCTATCGCTTGCCTTTTTACGTCCAATTTTGGAGCTACTACAGACTCCAATGAACTTGATTGAATACTCCCAGAGCTTTATGTCTGCCATATTTGGTGGAATGGTTTTCACTATATTCTATAATTATTTATCAGCAGTCATCCGCAGTCTAGGTGATTCCATTACCCCTTTAATTGCTCTAATCATTGCTTGCTTTATCAACATCGCCCTCGATTTCTTCTTTATTTTGTATATCGGTTGGGGCGTTTTTGGAGCCGGTGTTGCTACAATCACTGCTCAAGCAATTTCTGTTCTCTACCTCCTCTATCACATAAAAAAGAACATTCCTTACTTCCATCTCACCAGAGACGATTGGAGACTGGACAAGGAGAATTTGAAAAAGCATGCTCAGATTGGTTTTCCTATGGGGTTTCAAGCCAGTATCATCGCAATCGGTGCCCTCACACTTCAAGCCATGC from Streptococcus ruminantium includes:
- a CDS encoding Gx transporter family protein, producing MNSKRQTLNFITMLAAQAIVISLVERLITPPLAFAPGAKLGLGNLISLIAIFTLPAKDSVKVVALRLLISTFLGGTFSTFLYGFAGTTLSYVVMLATKQLGPKRVSPIGISILGGILHNLGQLLVFAIIARSLFVLNYLPILAFTGILSGLIVGLAATYLLQKVGPLRHYHKQILAEWK
- a CDS encoding TrkH family potassium uptake protein encodes the protein MLPFRMKLSPSQRIIVSFLFVILTGSVLLSLPISQISTSAATYWDHLFTSVSMVCVTGLFTKAVAETYSTFGQIICMMLIQIGGMSLIGFIGLFALRGGRKMNFMNMATLQEALNRSDTKYFRSFLKSAFGFTLSIEAFGALLLSFQFVPELGWAKGIFTSIFVAISAFCNAGFDNLGTSSMGQYVDNPLINLTLATLIIMGGLGFSVWFDFQTQIGQKRSLSKLGFHTKVVLGLTGTILVLGTLLTLLTEWNNPSTIGNLSFGHKILASFFQTVTMRTAGFASIDYTKAEPITLLIYIFQMMLGGAPGGTAGGIKITAFLTLVLYARSEILGLPHTNFMSRTIDNLSIRKAFATFSVFLLMFIMGLFALALTDRQQPLLFVIFEVMSALATVGVTANLTPNLTMAGQAIIMALMFFGRIGPLSILASLSARKLSKKESLQYAKSSMLV
- a CDS encoding potassium channel family protein codes for the protein MSNYTIGILGLGVFGTTIAKTLHNYDCNIIAIDNHEQQINHLEPFLTRGVVGDITDRSLLRAAGIGNCDAVVVATGENLESSVLAVMHSKVLGVPMVIAKVKGTTTKEVLLRVGADKVISPERETGISLAKQLLHRDTTSLFELDGNVSIVEFHPPVKWIGKTLGELKLRQHYKLNIIGFRNNETQELNIQLTPDYVFKTNELILAVTDHNTVDHFEDLTN
- a CDS encoding MATE family efflux transporter — translated: MNDLTKGKPIIVILRFTIPLLVGSFFQLAYNFSDSMIVGHTLGKEAFASVGTAGSLIFLIIGFAQGLTSGLAIVSAQRFGAKDTIGLRRSFVHGLFYSTLVSLVLTVLSLAFLRPILELLQTPMNLIEYSQSFMSAIFGGMVFTIFYNYLSAVIRSLGDSITPLIALIIACFINIALDFFFILYIGWGVFGAGVATITAQAISVLYLLYHIKKNIPYFHLTRDDWRLDKENLKKHAQIGFPMGFQASIIAIGALTLQAMLNQLGTDAIAAQAIASKTDQLAMLPMVNLGLAVSTFTAQNYGARYYERILEGLKHSLWIDIAWSIFYAILLITFHSFFAGLFLPNASKEVSSLALTYFIINGICYWILAILFVVRSFVQGLGKGFIPTLAGFGELIMRAGVAIIGLHLFGFYGVAAANPAAWIGSVLVLIPSAIILAKKLKKGEAV